A region of Nitrospirota bacterium DNA encodes the following proteins:
- the def gene encoding peptide deformylase translates to MAIREIKKFPEPVLKKKAAPVTAFDEDLQKLIDDMVETMYAAPGVGLAAPQVGVSKRLAVIDISSREEQYPLIVLVNPSILKSEGEVEFEEGCLSIPEYTAKVKRAEQLIVGCCDREGNQIEIDAGGLLAIAIQHEIDHLDGLLFIDRISPIKREFFKKRYKKSVKAEK, encoded by the coding sequence ATGGCAATTCGCGAAATAAAAAAATTCCCTGAACCGGTGCTGAAGAAGAAGGCTGCGCCTGTCACAGCCTTTGATGAGGATCTTCAGAAGCTGATCGACGACATGGTCGAGACGATGTACGCAGCTCCGGGTGTCGGGCTTGCAGCTCCGCAGGTCGGCGTCTCGAAAAGACTTGCGGTGATAGATATCAGTTCTCGTGAGGAGCAGTACCCGCTTATCGTGCTTGTCAATCCTTCGATCCTGAAGAGCGAGGGAGAGGTGGAGTTCGAAGAAGGCTGTCTCAGTATTCCCGAATATACTGCTAAAGTAAAACGTGCAGAGCAGCTCATCGTGGGCTGCTGTGACAGAGAAGGCAATCAGATCGAGATCGACGCGGGCGGGCTTCTTGCCATAGCCATTCAGCATGAGATAGACCATCTCGACGGTCTTCTTTTTATTGACAGGATCAGTCCGATCAAACGGGAATTTTTCAAGAAGCGCTACAAGAAGAGCGTCAAGGCCGAGAAGTAA
- a CDS encoding methionyl-tRNA formyltransferase, with protein MRIVFFGTPDFAVPSLKKLAASGEEVIAVVTQPDRVKGRGHKLSAPPVKEYAVSQGIPVFQPAGIRSEEFFKTVAEMRPDMIVVVAYGRILPPDMLALPPKGCINLHASLLPKYRGAAPIQWAIVRGEKKTGVTTMLMDEGLDTGDMLLREETEILSEDNAETLGNRLSEMGADLLITTISGIAGGTVRPVPQTGESTYAPIIRKENGKIDWNASAQEIFNLTRGMYPWPGGQCVFEGEKITIVRSVVADTEAGVTAGSIVKIQGDELHVGAGIGILALLELKPEGKKTMTGAAFARGRHIREGMKFEDQ; from the coding sequence ATGAGGATCGTATTCTTCGGCACCCCGGATTTTGCCGTGCCTTCCCTCAAAAAACTGGCGGCATCAGGTGAAGAAGTTATTGCAGTTGTTACGCAGCCGGACAGGGTAAAGGGAAGGGGGCATAAGCTTTCAGCTCCGCCAGTGAAAGAATACGCTGTCTCTCAGGGCATTCCAGTGTTTCAGCCCGCAGGCATACGTTCAGAGGAATTCTTTAAGACCGTTGCAGAGATGAGGCCCGATATGATCGTTGTGGTCGCGTATGGCAGGATCTTGCCGCCGGACATGCTGGCCTTGCCGCCCAAGGGCTGTATCAATCTGCATGCCTCGCTCCTTCCCAAATACCGGGGAGCCGCACCCATTCAGTGGGCGATTGTGCGCGGAGAGAAAAAAACAGGTGTTACAACCATGCTTATGGATGAAGGACTTGACACCGGCGATATGCTGCTTAGAGAAGAGACAGAGATACTGTCTGAGGACAATGCAGAGACCCTGGGAAACAGGCTTTCTGAAATGGGCGCTGATCTCCTGATAACGACCATCAGCGGCATTGCCGGGGGAACAGTCAGACCGGTTCCCCAGACAGGCGAATCAACCTATGCTCCGATCATAAGAAAAGAGAACGGCAAGATAGACTGGAACGCATCTGCGCAGGAGATATTCAACCTGACAAGAGGCATGTACCCCTGGCCGGGCGGCCAGTGCGTATTTGAGGGGGAGAAGATCACGATCGTCAGGTCGGTGGTCGCTGATACTGAGGCCGGAGTAACGGCCGGCAGTATTGTGAAGATCCAAGGGGACGAACTCCATGTTGGTGCCGGGATCGGCATTCTTGCCCTGCTGGAACTGAAACCTGAAGGAAAGAAGACAATGACAGGGGCTGCCTTTGCCCGCGGCCGTCATATCAGGGAAGGGATGAAATTTGAAGATCAGTAA